A window of the Verminephrobacter eiseniae EF01-2 genome harbors these coding sequences:
- a CDS encoding ABC transporter permease codes for MSAARPPEGAHTAALPAPVVHVEHPGVEALRMFLRNPSAIAGSALLLVVLLVAIAGPWLLQADPFEIRAAPLTPPFTGQAWIGTDYLGRDVLTTLVYGGRATLLVGAVAAALSVLTGITLGACAGYYGGKLDAALMKVTEFFQVLPALLFAMVVVTLFSPTLVTVTLAIGCVSWTGTARLTRAEFMKYRELEFVRAERAMGARDARIIWQVILPNALPPLVVSATLAVGVAILFEAGLSFLGLGDPNQMSWGLMIGSSRQYVLSCWWAVAFPGAAIFVTVLAVSLIGDGLNDALNPKLRER; via the coding sequence ATGAGCGCAGCCCGGCCGCCCGAAGGCGCTCATACCGCAGCGCTGCCTGCCCCCGTCGTCCATGTCGAGCACCCGGGCGTCGAGGCGTTGCGCATGTTCCTGCGCAACCCTTCGGCCATCGCCGGCAGTGCGCTGCTGCTCGTGGTGCTGCTGGTCGCAATCGCCGGGCCGTGGTTGCTGCAGGCCGACCCCTTCGAGATCAGGGCGGCCCCGCTGACGCCGCCCTTTACCGGGCAGGCCTGGATCGGCACCGACTATCTGGGCCGCGATGTGCTGACCACGCTGGTCTACGGCGGGCGCGCCACGCTGCTGGTGGGCGCGGTGGCCGCCGCGTTGTCGGTGCTCACCGGCATCACGCTCGGCGCTTGCGCGGGCTACTACGGCGGCAAGCTCGATGCGGCGCTGATGAAGGTCACCGAATTCTTCCAGGTGCTGCCCGCGCTGCTGTTTGCGATGGTGGTGGTGACGCTGTTCTCGCCCACGCTGGTGACGGTGACGCTGGCCATAGGCTGCGTCAGTTGGACCGGCACCGCGCGCCTGACGCGCGCCGAGTTCATGAAGTACCGGGAACTGGAATTCGTGCGCGCCGAGCGGGCCATGGGCGCGCGCGACGCGCGCATCATCTGGCAGGTGATCTTGCCCAATGCGCTGCCGCCGCTGGTGGTCTCGGCCACGCTGGCCGTGGGGGTGGCGATCCTGTTCGAGGCCGGGCTGTCGTTCCTGGGCCTGGGCGATCCGAACCAGATGAGTTGGGGGCTGATGATAGGTTCGAGCCGGCAGTACGTGCTGTCTTGCTGGTGGGCCGTGGCCTTCCCGGGCGCTGCGATCTTCGTCACGGTGCTGGCCGTCAGCCTGATCGGCGACGGCCTGAACGATGCGCTGAACCCCAAGCTGAGGGAGCGCTGA
- a CDS encoding CobW family GTP-binding protein: MHGPRQRLPLTVVGGFLGAGKTTLLNHWLRHAGGLRIAVLVNDFGALNIDAGLMAAARDDTPAPAALMELMELTNGCACCQIGDDLGRALVQVIEAARPFDAVLIEASGVSDPWRIAQIGMAEPQLSLEGVIVLVDASSAAQQARDPLLADTLARQLRSADLVLLNKTDLASAAALAGARAWIEASAPGTPCLETTRGALPLALLSGLAPTMGAARPPEGAHTAAEGEGIPVRAARPPEGAHTVAEGEGIPASAQADAACHHDAQPHAPAHGALFQTWSARPQAVIPVATLRAWLRDMPPGVLRLKGLLRTGGAAPDEQWTEVQYAGRHGWLRKASAAPGPAGAGVVAIGLRGQLPEDALTRFFAG, from the coding sequence ATGCACGGGCCTCGGCAGCGCCTGCCGCTGACCGTGGTCGGCGGCTTCCTGGGCGCCGGCAAGACCACGCTGCTCAACCACTGGCTGCGCCATGCCGGGGGGCTGCGCATTGCGGTGCTGGTCAACGACTTCGGCGCGCTCAACATCGACGCCGGGCTGATGGCCGCCGCTCGGGACGACACGCCGGCGCCGGCGGCGCTGATGGAACTGATGGAACTGACCAACGGCTGCGCGTGCTGCCAGATCGGCGACGACCTGGGGCGCGCGCTGGTGCAGGTGATTGAGGCGGCCCGGCCCTTCGACGCGGTGCTGATCGAGGCCAGCGGCGTCTCCGACCCGTGGCGCATCGCGCAGATCGGCATGGCAGAGCCGCAACTGAGCCTGGAGGGCGTGATCGTGCTGGTCGATGCCAGCAGCGCGGCGCAGCAGGCGCGCGACCCGCTGCTGGCAGACACGCTGGCGCGGCAACTGCGATCGGCCGACCTGGTGCTGCTCAACAAGACAGACCTGGCCAGCGCTGCGGCGCTGGCCGGTGCCCGGGCCTGGATCGAGGCCAGCGCCCCGGGAACGCCGTGCCTCGAAACGACACGAGGGGCGCTACCGCTGGCGCTGCTGTCCGGCCTGGCGCCGACCATGGGTGCCGCCCGGCCGCCCGAAGGCGCTCATACCGCAGCCGAAGGCGAAGGTATCCCAGTGCGCGCTGCACGGCCGCCCGAAGGCGCTCATACCGTAGCCGAAGGCGAAGGTATTCCAGCGAGCGCGCAGGCCGACGCGGCCTGCCACCATGACGCGCAGCCGCACGCGCCGGCGCATGGCGCGCTGTTTCAGACCTGGAGCGCCCGGCCGCAGGCGGTGATTCCCGTCGCCACCCTGCGCGCCTGGCTGCGCGACATGCCGCCGGGCGTGCTGCGGCTCAAGGGCCTGCTGCGCACCGGCGGCGCAGCGCCCGACGAGCAATGGACCGAGGTCCAGTACGCCGGCCGCCACGGCTGGCTGCGCAAGGCCAGCGCAGCGCCCGGCCCTGCAGGCGCCGGCGTGGTCGCCATCGGCCTGCGCGGGCAATTGCCTGAAGACGCGCTGACAAGGTTCTTCGCGGGCTGA
- a CDS encoding NAD(P)/FAD-dependent oxidoreductase: MAPPAALAHPSPPSPPSPPLRPYDPQYDPLHARDPGTGCAYAPTWWVASAGQPPGDDGPLVRDIDVDVAVIGSGSTGLSTALYLAQEHGIRATVLEANQTAWGCSSRSGGQGQNAGGRLKRSQWIARWGLDTARKLDAEIRSGFENFRHLSRQIDCEAHDGGHLYLAHRREKLAGLDAEARLMRETFGYATRMLSAEQVRQDYCDEREAVGAMFEPEGVGIHPLKFSFGLMRKARALGVTVHTASPVQGWHSAAGWQHLQTPAGLVRARRVAVCTGGYTGQTLNPLLKDRVMPILSNSVVTRVLSPAELAATNFRTETFLTDTRTLRFYYRLLRDKRLQIGSRSAVSGADAEHPAHLRLLTDAIARKFPPLAGIRIDYSWWGWVDMSHDMMPRITQPDAQQKIWYALGYGGNGVSFSTWAGKRLAERVAGKDGGRELFDLPIYRSPLPFPNLMGLAQTQALAPFRRIGQRMLYQWYWLRDEK; the protein is encoded by the coding sequence ATGGCGCCACCGGCAGCCCTTGCACACCCCTCGCCCCCCTCGCCCCCCTCGCCTCCATTGCGCCCCTACGACCCGCAGTACGACCCGCTGCACGCGCGCGACCCCGGCACCGGCTGCGCCTATGCGCCCACCTGGTGGGTGGCCAGCGCCGGCCAGCCGCCCGGGGACGACGGCCCGCTGGTGCGCGACATCGATGTCGATGTGGCCGTCATCGGGTCGGGCAGCACCGGCCTGTCGACCGCGCTGTACCTGGCGCAGGAGCATGGCATCCGCGCGACCGTGCTCGAAGCCAACCAGACCGCCTGGGGCTGCTCGAGCCGCAGCGGCGGCCAGGGCCAGAACGCCGGCGGCCGGCTCAAGCGCTCGCAGTGGATCGCGCGCTGGGGCCTGGACACGGCCAGGAAGCTCGACGCGGAAATTCGCAGCGGCTTCGAGAACTTTCGCCACCTGAGCCGCCAGATCGACTGCGAGGCCCATGACGGCGGCCACCTCTACCTGGCGCACCGGCGCGAGAAACTCGCCGGCCTCGACGCCGAGGCCCGGCTGATGCGCGAGACCTTCGGCTACGCCACGCGCATGCTGAGCGCCGAGCAAGTGCGGCAAGACTACTGCGACGAGCGCGAGGCCGTCGGCGCCATGTTCGAGCCTGAAGGCGTGGGCATCCACCCGCTCAAGTTCAGTTTCGGCCTGATGCGCAAAGCGCGCGCGCTCGGCGTGACGGTCCATACCGCAAGCCCGGTGCAGGGCTGGCACAGCGCCGCCGGCTGGCAGCATCTGCAAACACCCGCCGGCCTGGTGCGGGCGCGGCGCGTGGCGGTATGCACCGGCGGCTACACGGGCCAGACGCTCAACCCGCTGCTCAAGGACCGGGTCATGCCGATCCTGTCGAACTCGGTGGTCACGCGGGTGCTCAGCCCGGCCGAACTGGCCGCCACCAACTTCAGGACCGAAACCTTCCTGACCGATACGCGCACGCTGCGCTTTTACTACCGCTTGCTCAGGGACAAGCGGCTGCAGATCGGCAGCCGCAGCGCGGTCAGCGGCGCCGATGCCGAGCACCCGGCGCACCTGCGGCTGCTGACCGACGCCATTGCGCGCAAGTTCCCGCCGCTGGCCGGCATCCGCATCGACTACTCGTGGTGGGGCTGGGTCGACATGAGCCACGACATGATGCCGCGCATCACCCAGCCCGATGCGCAGCAAAAAATCTGGTACGCGCTGGGCTATGGCGGCAACGGCGTGTCGTTCTCGACCTGGGCCGGCAAGCGGCTGGCCGAGCGCGTGGCGGGCAAGGACGGCGGCCGGGAACTGTTCGATCTGCCGATCTATCGCTCGCCTTTGCCTTTCCCGAACCTGATGGGCCTGGCTCAGACGCAGGCCCTGGCGCCTTTTCGCCGCATCGGCCAGCGCATGCTCTACCAGTGGTACTGGCTGCGTGACGAGAAGTAG
- a CDS encoding amidohydrolase produces the protein MNTSHDTTVYPARKIITMNPMQPQASHVAVRDGRVLAVGTLADMQAWGRFTLDERFAAKVLMPGFVEGHCHLKEGSMWNWTYLGWFDRRDPDGKLWHGLRSMEQVLARLSEVAAKMGADGRPDTEPLIAWGFDPIYFGGERMTVQHVDRASATRPIVISHANGHLMNVNSAMLRSAGITRDNEVEGVVRFASGACAGEPTGELQEPAAMFLVLRKVGHAGLLAPLTEAGIRSFARLACQQGVTTATDLVNKLTPQDCGVLERATQDEDFGVRILPAFQAFHGTHGAALGAGHVQGLTLRNTDRLRYGLVKMMLDGSIQGFSARLRWPGYFNGAANGIWVTAPAQYEADFETYHRAGLTIHTHTNGDEASELAIAAIERVLTRAPRPDHRHTLQHGQMIDAPLFRRMAQLNLCANLFANHIWYWGDQHYEMSMGPDRAHRIDACASALAAGVPLAIHSDAPVTPLGPLFTAWCAVNRITPQGRLLGQAERITVAQALRAITLGAAWTLKLDGEIGSIEVGKRADFCVLHDDPLESAPMALKDLRIWGTVLSGRVFEAQ, from the coding sequence ATGAACACCAGCCACGACACTACCGTCTACCCGGCCCGCAAGATCATCACCATGAACCCGATGCAGCCGCAGGCCAGCCATGTGGCGGTGCGCGACGGCCGCGTGCTGGCCGTGGGCACGCTCGCCGACATGCAGGCCTGGGGCCGGTTCACGCTCGACGAACGCTTTGCCGCCAAGGTGCTGATGCCCGGCTTTGTCGAAGGCCACTGCCACCTCAAAGAAGGCAGCATGTGGAACTGGACCTACCTGGGCTGGTTCGACCGCCGCGACCCCGATGGCAAGCTCTGGCACGGCCTGCGCAGCATGGAGCAGGTGCTGGCGCGGCTGTCGGAGGTGGCCGCGAAGATGGGCGCCGACGGCCGGCCCGACACCGAGCCGCTGATCGCCTGGGGGTTCGACCCGATCTACTTCGGCGGCGAGCGCATGACGGTGCAGCATGTCGACCGCGCCAGCGCCACGCGCCCGATCGTCATCAGCCACGCCAACGGCCACCTGATGAACGTCAACAGCGCGATGCTGCGCAGCGCCGGGATCACGCGCGACAACGAGGTTGAGGGCGTGGTCAGGTTCGCCAGCGGCGCCTGCGCAGGAGAGCCTACCGGCGAATTGCAAGAGCCGGCAGCGATGTTCCTGGTGCTGCGCAAGGTCGGCCATGCCGGCCTGCTGGCGCCGCTGACCGAGGCCGGCATCCGCTCCTTCGCCCGCCTGGCCTGCCAGCAGGGCGTGACCACCGCGACCGACCTGGTGAACAAACTGACGCCGCAAGACTGCGGCGTGCTGGAACGGGCGACGCAGGACGAGGACTTCGGCGTGCGCATCCTGCCGGCCTTCCAGGCATTTCACGGCACGCATGGCGCCGCGCTCGGCGCCGGGCATGTGCAGGGCCTGACGCTGCGCAACACCGACCGCCTGCGCTACGGCCTGGTGAAGATGATGCTCGACGGCTCGATACAGGGCTTCTCGGCGCGGCTGCGCTGGCCGGGCTACTTCAACGGCGCGGCCAACGGCATCTGGGTGACGGCGCCTGCGCAGTACGAAGCCGACTTCGAGACCTACCACCGGGCGGGCCTGACGATCCACACGCACACCAACGGCGACGAGGCCAGCGAACTGGCCATCGCCGCCATCGAGCGGGTGCTGACGCGCGCGCCCCGCCCCGACCACCGCCACACGCTGCAACATGGCCAGATGATCGATGCGCCACTGTTTCGCCGCATGGCGCAGTTGAACCTCTGCGCCAACCTGTTCGCCAACCACATCTGGTACTGGGGCGACCAGCACTACGAGATGAGCATGGGCCCGGACCGCGCCCACCGGATCGATGCCTGCGCCAGCGCGCTCGCAGCGGGCGTGCCGCTGGCCATCCACAGCGACGCGCCGGTCACGCCGCTCGGGCCGCTGTTCACCGCCTGGTGCGCGGTCAACCGCATCACCCCCCAGGGCCGGCTGCTGGGCCAGGCCGAGCGCATCACGGTGGCGCAGGCATTGCGCGCGATCACGCTCGGCGCGGCCTGGACGCTCAAACTCGACGGCGAGATCGGCAGCATCGAAGTGGGCAAACGCGCCGACTTCTGCGTGCTGCACGACGACCCGCTGGAGAGCGCGCCGATGGCGCTCAAGGATCTGCGCATATGGGGCACGGTGCTGTCGGGCCGGGTGTTCGAGGCGCAGTGA
- a CDS encoding ABC transporter permease has product MLRHTAARLLQAAGLVLAVVVLNFVLVHAAPGDPVETIAGASGGMSPELMAQLRQQYGLDQPLPVQLWVYLGKVVQGDLGHSYFFNQPVAQMIAARVPATLLLMLSAVSLAFGVGTALGVLSARKPNGWLSQFITVLSLVGFAAPVFWLGIMLVILLASVLPILPVAGMRSIDASGGGIGDVLDVAHHLVLPTLTLSLVYLAQYSRLARSAMLDVLGADFIRTARAKGLAERVVLYRHALRNALLPVVTVLGLQFGNMLAGAILVETVFNWPGLGRLAFESVLRRDYPTILGVLLFSSIVVVAMNQITDLCYRLIDPRIKAP; this is encoded by the coding sequence ATGTTGCGCCACACCGCCGCGCGGCTGCTGCAGGCCGCCGGCCTGGTGCTCGCGGTGGTGGTGCTGAACTTCGTGCTGGTGCACGCCGCGCCGGGCGACCCGGTGGAAACCATCGCCGGCGCCAGCGGCGGCATGTCGCCCGAGCTGATGGCGCAGTTGCGCCAGCAGTACGGGCTCGACCAGCCGCTGCCGGTGCAGTTGTGGGTCTACCTGGGCAAGGTGGTCCAGGGTGATCTGGGCCACTCGTATTTCTTCAACCAGCCGGTGGCGCAGATGATCGCCGCCCGCGTGCCGGCCACGCTGCTGCTGATGCTCAGCGCGGTGTCGCTGGCCTTCGGGGTGGGCACCGCGCTGGGCGTGCTGTCCGCGCGCAAGCCCAATGGCTGGCTGTCGCAGTTCATCACCGTGCTGTCGCTGGTGGGCTTTGCGGCGCCGGTGTTCTGGCTCGGGATCATGCTGGTGATCCTGCTGGCCTCGGTGCTGCCGATCTTGCCGGTGGCCGGCATGCGTTCGATCGACGCCAGCGGCGGCGGGATCGGGGATGTGCTCGACGTGGCCCACCACCTGGTGCTGCCGACGCTCACGCTCAGCCTGGTGTACCTGGCGCAGTACAGCCGGCTCGCGCGCTCGGCCATGCTCGACGTGCTGGGCGCGGACTTCATCCGCACCGCGCGCGCCAAGGGCCTGGCCGAGCGCGTGGTGCTCTACAGGCACGCATTGCGCAATGCGCTGCTGCCGGTGGTCACGGTGCTGGGGCTGCAATTTGGCAACATGCTGGCCGGCGCGATTCTGGTCGAGACGGTGTTCAACTGGCCGGGCCTGGGCCGGCTGGCCTTCGAGTCGGTGCTGCGGCGCGACTACCCGACCATCCTGGGCGTGCTGCTGTTCTCCTCCATCGTGGTGGTGGCGATGAACCAGATCACCGATCTGTGCTACCGCCTCATCGACCCGCGGATCAAGGCACCATGA
- a CDS encoding ABC transporter substrate-binding protein has product MPLLARCTCRAALLGIGALLSLAQPALAADQPKRGGTLVIGSTQTPRHLNGAVQSGVATGLSSTQIFASPLRFDGQWNPQPYLAQSWRLADDGKSLTLGLRKDALFHDGKPVTSADVAFSIMAIKANHPFSTMFGPVEKVDTPDPHTAIIRMSVPHPAIVLAMSPALCPILPRHIYGDGQDLKNHPRNSTDPVGSGPFRVTEFQPAQRVVLERFERFFLPGRPYLDKVIVSITLDRASLVLGLERGDIQMLPFVTQSTDLKRLASDPRLSLTSKGYDGMGPLNWLAFNTAKQPLSHLQVRKAIATAIDKNFITRALMGGFATVSDGPLVANSPFAASDLVRYPFDLKKAGAMLDAAGYKAGANGERFRLGLDYLPGNEDQQKNVAEYIRGQLKKVGITVEMRASADFPAWARRMAAHDFDLSMDMVFNWGDPVIGVHRTYLSSNIKPIVWTNTQSYANPKVDELLHTAGSLIDPAQRKAHYAAFQKIVTDELPILFINQVPYHTITSKKLAQVPTSIWGPMSPLDEVYYK; this is encoded by the coding sequence ATGCCCCTTCTTGCCCGTTGCACATGCCGCGCCGCCTTGCTCGGCATCGGCGCCCTGCTCTCGCTGGCGCAGCCGGCCCTGGCGGCCGATCAACCCAAGCGCGGCGGCACGCTGGTGATCGGCAGCACACAGACGCCGCGCCACCTGAACGGCGCGGTGCAGTCGGGCGTCGCCACCGGCCTGTCCTCGACGCAGATCTTCGCCAGCCCGCTGCGCTTCGACGGGCAGTGGAACCCGCAGCCTTACCTGGCCCAATCGTGGCGGTTGGCCGACGACGGCAAATCGCTCACGCTCGGGCTGCGCAAGGACGCGCTGTTTCACGACGGCAAGCCGGTCACCTCGGCCGATGTGGCTTTTTCGATCATGGCGATCAAGGCCAACCACCCGTTCAGCACCATGTTCGGCCCGGTCGAGAAGGTCGACACGCCCGACCCGCACACCGCCATCATCCGCATGAGCGTGCCGCACCCGGCCATCGTGCTGGCGATGTCGCCAGCCCTTTGCCCGATTCTTCCCCGGCATATCTACGGCGACGGCCAGGACCTGAAGAACCACCCGCGCAACAGCACCGACCCGGTAGGCTCGGGCCCGTTCCGGGTCACCGAATTCCAGCCGGCGCAGCGCGTGGTGCTCGAGCGCTTCGAGCGCTTTTTCCTGCCCGGCCGGCCCTATCTGGACAAGGTGATCGTCAGCATCACGCTCGACCGGGCCAGTCTGGTCCTGGGGCTCGAGCGCGGCGACATACAGATGCTGCCCTTCGTCACGCAGTCCACCGACCTCAAGCGCCTGGCCAGCGACCCGAGGCTGTCGCTCACGTCCAAGGGCTATGACGGCATGGGCCCGCTCAACTGGCTGGCCTTCAACACGGCAAAGCAGCCGCTGTCGCACTTGCAGGTGCGCAAGGCCATCGCCACGGCCATCGACAAGAACTTCATCACCCGGGCGCTGATGGGCGGCTTTGCCACCGTGTCCGACGGGCCGCTGGTGGCCAACAGCCCGTTTGCCGCGTCCGACCTGGTGCGCTACCCGTTCGATCTGAAAAAAGCCGGCGCGATGCTCGACGCGGCGGGCTACAAGGCCGGCGCGAACGGCGAGCGCTTCAGGCTCGGCCTGGACTACCTGCCCGGCAACGAAGACCAGCAAAAGAACGTGGCCGAGTACATCCGCGGCCAGCTCAAGAAGGTGGGCATCACGGTCGAGATGCGCGCCTCGGCCGACTTTCCGGCCTGGGCCCGGCGGATGGCCGCGCACGACTTCGACCTGTCGATGGACATGGTGTTCAACTGGGGCGACCCGGTCATCGGCGTGCACCGCACCTACCTGTCGAGCAACATCAAACCCATCGTCTGGACCAACACCCAGTCCTACGCCAACCCCAAGGTCGACGAATTGCTCCACACCGCCGGCAGCCTGATCGACCCGGCGCAGCGCAAAGCCCATTACGCCGCCTTCCAGAAGATCGTGACCGACGAGCTGCCGATCCTGTTCATCAACCAGGTGCCCTACCACACCATCACCAGCAAGAAGCTGGCGCAGGTGCCGACCTCGATCTGGGGGCCGATGTCGCCGCTGGACGAGGTCTACTACAAGTGA
- a CDS encoding ABC transporter ATP-binding protein: MSTDALLRVQDLHVEFNTRRGQALVLGGVDFEIRTGETLCVVGESGCGKSMTALALLRLIPSPPGRIRSGRVLFQGEDLVQASQARMRQVRGNRISMIFQEPMSSLNPVFSVGRQIGESLQLHAGMNAAAARRQAIALLHQVGIPAPERRVDEYPHQLSGGMRQRVMIAMALACRPDILIADEPTTALDVTVQAQIFDLLRALQRDKGTAIMLITHDMGVVAEMADRVLVMYAGRVIEQGRSEQLLSAPGHPYTRGLIDCLPQLGSSAASADQQHPPLAEIAGVVPSIWELSQGCAFRERCPQAIGRCAAERPPMFSVSGPKASKPGGCAAPRPGAPEAPGAPHGAVHAHHAACWLHAPEAA, from the coding sequence ATGAGCACCGACGCACTCTTGCGCGTGCAGGACCTGCACGTCGAATTCAACACCCGGCGCGGCCAGGCGCTGGTGCTCGGCGGCGTGGACTTCGAGATCCGCACGGGCGAGACGCTGTGCGTGGTCGGCGAGTCGGGCTGCGGCAAGAGCATGACCGCGCTGGCGCTGCTGCGGCTGATTCCGTCGCCGCCGGGGCGCATCCGCAGCGGCCGCGTGCTGTTCCAGGGCGAAGACCTGGTGCAGGCCAGCCAGGCCCGCATGCGCCAGGTGCGCGGCAACCGCATCTCGATGATCTTCCAGGAGCCGATGAGCTCGCTGAACCCGGTGTTCAGCGTGGGCCGGCAGATCGGCGAATCGCTGCAACTGCATGCCGGCATGAACGCCGCGGCGGCGCGCCGGCAGGCCATCGCGCTGCTGCACCAGGTGGGCATTCCTGCGCCCGAGCGGCGCGTCGACGAATACCCGCACCAACTGTCGGGCGGCATGCGCCAGCGCGTGATGATCGCGATGGCGCTGGCCTGCCGGCCCGACATCCTGATTGCCGACGAGCCGACCACCGCGCTCGACGTGACGGTGCAGGCGCAAATCTTCGACCTGCTGCGCGCGCTGCAACGCGACAAGGGCACGGCCATCATGCTCATCACCCACGACATGGGCGTGGTCGCCGAAATGGCCGATCGCGTGCTGGTGATGTATGCCGGCCGCGTGATCGAGCAAGGCCGCAGCGAGCAGTTGCTGTCCGCGCCTGGCCACCCGTACACCCGCGGCCTGATCGACTGCCTGCCCCAGTTGGGCAGCAGCGCAGCCAGCGCGGATCAGCAACACCCGCCGCTGGCCGAAATCGCCGGCGTGGTGCCGTCGATCTGGGAACTCAGCCAGGGCTGCGCCTTCCGCGAGCGCTGCCCGCAGGCCATCGGGCGCTGCGCCGCCGAGCGGCCGCCGATGTTTTCGGTCAGCGGCCCCAAGGCCTCGAAGCCCGGTGGCTGCGCAGCCCCGAGGCCCGGCGCTCCAGAGGCCCCGGGCGCACCGCATGGCGCAGTCCACGCGCACCACGCGGCCTGCTGGCTGCACGCCCCGGAGGCCGCATGA
- a CDS encoding ABC transporter ATP-binding protein — MTGMADTDRLLAVDDLKVHFARGKAGWGRRPEVVRAVDGVSFDIRRGSTLALVGESGSGKSSTALAVMRLTPITAGRMQLGATDLAALQGQALRQARKRMQIIFQDPFSSLNPRQRAGAAVRAPLDLMQVGRPEERPRRVAELFAAVGLRPEQQQLFPHQFSGGQRQRICIARALATNPELVVCDEPVSALDIAIRAQILNLLVRLQRERGLTYLFISHDMAVVEHICDAIAVMYLGHIVERAPRRSFFARPLHPYSVALMSAVPTVSGARRRAADRIRLTGDPPSPIDPPEGCRFAGRCPVAEPACAAELPALREVAPDHWVRCRRVAVIDGLPHPPLSIPTAPSAPSAP, encoded by the coding sequence ATGACAGGCATGGCCGACACCGACCGGCTGCTCGCGGTCGACGATCTGAAGGTGCACTTTGCGCGCGGCAAGGCCGGCTGGGGCCGCAGGCCGGAAGTGGTCCGGGCGGTCGATGGCGTGTCCTTCGACATTCGCCGTGGCAGCACGCTGGCGCTGGTCGGCGAATCGGGCTCGGGCAAGAGCAGCACCGCGCTCGCGGTCATGCGGCTGACGCCGATCACCGCCGGCCGGATGCAGTTGGGCGCCACCGACCTGGCCGCGCTGCAAGGCCAGGCGCTGCGCCAGGCGCGCAAGCGCATGCAAATCATCTTCCAGGACCCGTTCTCCTCGCTCAACCCGCGCCAGCGCGCCGGCGCCGCCGTGCGCGCGCCGCTGGACCTGATGCAAGTGGGCCGGCCCGAAGAGCGCCCGCGCCGCGTGGCCGAGCTGTTTGCGGCCGTCGGCCTGCGGCCCGAGCAGCAGCAACTGTTTCCGCACCAGTTCTCGGGCGGACAACGCCAGCGCATCTGCATTGCGCGGGCGCTGGCCACGAACCCGGAACTGGTGGTGTGCGACGAGCCGGTGTCGGCGCTGGACATCGCGATCCGCGCGCAGATACTGAACCTGCTGGTCCGGCTGCAACGCGAGCGGGGCCTGACCTACCTGTTCATCTCGCACGACATGGCGGTGGTGGAACATATCTGCGACGCCATCGCCGTGATGTACCTGGGGCACATCGTCGAGCGCGCGCCACGGCGCAGCTTTTTTGCCCGGCCGCTGCACCCGTACAGCGTGGCGCTGATGTCGGCCGTGCCGACCGTCAGCGGCGCGCGCCGGCGCGCCGCCGACCGCATCCGGCTCACGGGCGATCCGCCCAGCCCGATCGATCCGCCCGAAGGCTGCCGCTTTGCCGGGCGCTGCCCGGTCGCCGAGCCGGCCTGCGCCGCCGAACTGCCGGCGCTGCGCGAAGTCGCGCCCGATCATTGGGTGCGTTGCCGGCGCGTCGCCGTGATCGACGGCCTGCCGCACCCGCCGCTTTCGATCCCCACGGCGCCATCGGCGCCATCAGCGCCATGA
- a CDS encoding nuclear transport factor 2 family protein — translation MTGPVTSATLAAFSAAWNRHDIDALMDFMSTDCIFQSAAGPDACGSRHVGAQAVRQAFAAVWHAVPDAQWVDGRHFVHGDFGVSQWNFTGTAADGSRIEADGIDVFTFRDGKIHLKNVFRKVRPNLPAPR, via the coding sequence ATGACCGGCCCCGTGACCAGCGCCACCCTGGCCGCTTTCAGCGCTGCCTGGAACCGCCACGACATCGACGCCCTGATGGACTTCATGAGCACCGATTGCATCTTCCAAAGCGCCGCCGGCCCCGACGCCTGCGGCAGCCGCCATGTCGGCGCACAGGCCGTGCGCCAGGCCTTTGCCGCCGTCTGGCACGCCGTGCCCGATGCGCAGTGGGTGGACGGCCGGCACTTCGTGCATGGCGACTTTGGCGTTTCGCAGTGGAACTTCACCGGCACCGCCGCCGACGGCAGCCGCATCGAGGCCGACGGCATCGATGTGTTCACCTTCAGGGACGGAAAAATCCACCTGAAGAACGTGTTCCGCAAGGTGCGCCCGAACCTGCCCGCGCCCCGGTGA